atttcaaaacttaaacgaTGATTTAACATCTTACTTCCTCTTAATGTTTTGGTAAACTTGAAACCATGGAAtgtctactttaacttttaacaatttgctaaatccgTATTGTTATTATTCTCGACAGAATTTCTtgccaaatttattaaaaaattaaattttttttgagagtttGTATAATTcaattgtttagttttaaatttagataATGTTTTCAGAAGACTAGGATTGTGCACAAATGatccaaattttcgatgaccCTGAGAACTAATTGGGGTTTTATGcagtttatgtgccgaattatcttatcatttagctcttgaattgttggTGGATTATCAACGTACAACTTTTCGCTCAAAAACCCtaatggctaaaacacaaacacgcttcagcttcggcttcgcctgacgtttacgagttcagccataggaaacAGAAGCTCTTGTTAAACTTTGCTGAACAATTGCTTtgtcaacagctgtaaaaaagtcaacaaactaattatatttgcttttggagggatatACATTAgctattataggctgtgtaagctacttacTACTACGATACATTTATTTCTTTCGgtttcaaaaccaatattttttttattttgagaaaaaataacagctgctaatgacagaagtgccattttaggaATGTGATATTGGAAGTGTCactcaaagcaacctcgaagcaggcccaatgtaacgcagacgaagccgaagttgaagcgtatttgtgtttcagccataaagaaagaagttcaacggtgtcaaatcacatgattaTCACAGTAACTGCCTGGCCGGCATCATTTTGCACAAAATAAGGCCCGATGATATGGCCAATCACTCTTGGACTATCATTCTCCAAAATGCGGTAATTATGCTTATTGGCTAATTCACTGAAGTGATTTTTCCTTTTAAACTGATCATTCAGTATTCTGACTATTgacgacgcttgaaatggtcaaaagGCTTTAGTTATTGAGTCCATTGAATCTTGTAAGCATGTAAATGCAAatctttatgcataatgttcatcatCGACGAGCTTGAAAGGTGCAATTGTTGGGCACGACGAGTTGAAATGGACGGCTTTTAGCCACACAATcgcgaacagcagcaatatttacAAGCTCTACGAGCAAGCATTGGTGTTTTCACATTTGGACAGTTAACCGAACAAATCATGAAACGCACGATATGGCATTGATTTGAACGCCtgttttcataataataataagccTGAATTACCTTAACGCATTGCTCatggtttaaattgaatttgtctGTCATTTTTGGGAAATGTCAAATTAAGTacagaaaaaaacttgacgtttaggtgtggtttaCATTCAACATCagcctttaaaatttaactacccTTAATTCGAGGTATTTAAGGAAATTTTTTGAACGTCATTTGAAATAGTCAGAAATCATAGagttgatttaaaatatactAACATTTgtagttatttgtttttgaaaaaaagtacaaacGTTGAAATAAGttgtatgatttttatttaaaaatgttgatgtccCTTAATTACACTTAATTACACCAGTTTTTAATTCTGGCTCTTGTAAGAATGTAATCTTTTGTTGATGagatctttttattaaatttattgtatcACTTAAATAAACTGctatcattcaaaaaaattccagAGCTGTCATACgaatttctcacttttgctTTCAGAAATCTGagacaaaatttgtatgattcgatttctcaagCATTCTCTAAGCTTATTTGATTAATAACTAAAGCCAAACGTTTGCCAATTTTGTAtcaaacatacatttctttcaatattttgtcaACAAATTGGCTGACTTCTTGTAATTGTTTGATCTCGTCTAAACACCCAATTTATTAtactttgaaataatttgtttatggCCCACTgcggattttgaaaaaaaaataaaaaccaaaatggaaAGAAATAGGAAGTCACACACCTATGGGATGCAAGTTGTGCGGAGTATATATATCCTAAGAAGACGGTTTGGCAAGACGTTGGTGAAGCCATTAAGATAACCGTCAACGAATGCAAAGCTAAATGGTCAAACTTCCgaacaacctttaattttgtttctcatTGGAAAAATGCGAAAGAAGATCCTGCAAAGGGAGCGAATGACAACGGTCTAGATCTCCTAGAAATTCTTTAAGTCGATACTGTTTTTATAagagtatttaatatttttttaatgtttgatacGACCTGTTGTTTTCACTTCTAAAATAGATGTTCATATTCTCCGtgaataattaagaaaattgtctACCAATGAGTAaccaaattttttgatttcttatgccatccaacaaacaatttttaattggaaaatacaaaattgtcagCATTTGTCAAACGATTTCTTACCAAACAAATTGTCTAAGATTAATATGAAATGAACAGTATcaaacttaaatttgtatttcatacgAAATTGGCAATTATCATTTAAttggatgtttttttaaaacttttgacagttcggccAATGTTTGAAAATCTAGCAATTGTGTATAATTACTTTGAAAGTAATTTGTGTTTAAGTTGTATTCCCCTGCTCTATCATCACAAAAAATtctcagaaaattaaaaatataaactggccaatttTTGACAGCCGGCTATTTAAATAGATGTCAACTTTGAGCAAATGGAACGATATACGCATcaacaaagaatttaaaaatgttgaaatgcactaaacaaaatgttgaaatattCGAAGTCGCTGTTACTAAAGCTTAAGTCCTTTTTTAGAGTCGAAAACATTATCAGCTAGTAATAGTGAAAACGGTAAAAAAATGTAGCTGTTTGGGCATAAACAACCGGGGAAGTAAACAAGAGATTTCATTTGGCCAGTTTGTATTTCCAAGATCTCAGAATgtatggaaaacagcatttgtgcAGCCTTGCCTATCCCtcttactatcgtccaattgcacttacgttccttctttccgaGATCATaaaaacgctgatcaatttttagcttaatatcttaaagaacgaaatcttcttaatgaccggcaatacggcgttcgtagcaataggtccactggagatctcatggtttatctcaccaaacaatggaacaaatatttacatagttttggagaaagtaagattattgcactggatatttcaaaggcattttttAGAGCTTGGAataaagctctcttatcgaaataaaaaatcacttcTTTGTTgcgttagaaattaccttttggaaCGTTCAACTCAAGAAGTTCGAAGACGGGTTAAAATCGGATATTCACAGAAAAAAAAGCTGGTGTGCCCAGGGCTCCGTGTTGTCTCCTTCAATCTTCCttacttttataaatgatcttttgtctgaaacttctaacccacttaattgtttcgctaatgacagtaccctcagctttatatattgattttaagATTTCCATCTTTGTGCTCCTCGGATATGGACTATCAGCAGACTATTGACATCATTGTAAATTGTCCAATGGgatatcaaaaaccgtgtagaacttaatgcttcaaaatcacaatgctgtctactgtcgcaaaagcgtaacttTCCACTAATGCCACTTTCCCTGAGTGGTTCTTGCTTCGAGGAGACTGAAgagctttcagttctaggaaTGTGCATCGTAAACAATCTCTTACGGAGTAAGcataagtgtttaggttttttccGCAGATGCAAGAAGTTGTTTACCCTTCTTatgtggctataatttacaaagcttttattcgtcttaaactcgagtacaattctcATATTTCGGCTGATGTCTCTTACCGATACATTTGCTTTTCTTGAACACCACAATGCTCAAGTGAAATGGCCTGTTttattcctcccctcaaacaattaaaCCTAAGGCTCAATGTTTCCCATTTCAACTCATTACTATGTgaagacattcaaaactaatgtgcatcggCATTTCCTTTCTATTCCAACCCTCCTATCCTAATTGCTTGCTCTGTTTCGCATACAAATCATTATAAGGGTGTTCATGAATCATGACCCCTTTAGTGCGTACtcattttttctaataataaaatgaaacattttattggaaaaccctaaaGTTAACATAGTCCTCATCATCATCTACATTGATGGCAATAAGAACGGtttcattgttttgtttgcattttattcatttcagacattttttaattaaaagttataaataaataaaagttattgcaCATTGTGCGTCTCTGTTTTTACccggaaatacaaattttattattttttatttaacttccaTTGCAGCATTAATAACAATATCATTTCCGCGAAGCTTAAGTTTTAATCCTACTCCTCTGTTGTTTGATGACATTTTCCGCTTCTAAATGTGGTGGCATGGCAGTAGCAAGACTAAATGTCGGACCAACAGATTTCATATCCGGTTGGTGTTTTGCTATTTTGTGTTTTCACAGAAAaccattaattaaattttatttatgtacatgtacattttttggaaacatgTTTAGGACAGGTGTAAATGAAAAGTAAGTTCTGAAAACATTTGCCACGGCTGATGTGggggagttttgaaaaaaaggaaaagtctGAAACAAAGCATCCAAAATACATTCAATTGATAAActccttttaattatttttgatttattaaaaaccatgtgtagttttatttaaatgtcatgctttcttatttttatatttgtatgtgtgtaatataaataaaaatataatttatgaacaattttatgatttaatgaAATCCAACAAATCCGGCACAGAAGAATAGACTCCAGGGTAATTCGGATTGGCACACCCACTTCCCCACGAGGCAATTCCATATTGCTCGCCAGTTCTTGCATCAACTAATGGTCCGCCTGAGTCTCCCTGGCAACTGTCCTTACCTGGAGAAGCAGCACACAGCATTGTGCTAGTCACCTCtttacttttgtatttttgaaaacattcatTCTGGTTCATGGCTCGCACATAAACTGCTCTTAAATGTTGCCTTGCTTCCGATGTTGGCTTCATGCCTTGCCATAGTCGTCCCCATCCACTAACAACTAGGAGGGCATTTTCAGCTGGACGTTGCGTGGAAAGTCGAATTGGTTGACTATTTCGAGAATATGCGATCGGAGGAATGATCTTCAATTTGGCAACATCATAGTTTGTGGTCTGGGGATCGTAATAGTAGTGTTGTTGGATTTGATAGACCTGATGAACTCTACCCAAGTCAGCTGAATCCGAACCACAACGAATGGTAAATTGCGATACCGGGCGTCCATTAGTGCAATGCGCAGCTGTTAGAATTGTATCTGGAGCTATGATTGATCCTCCACAAATATGACGATCGTTTGAACGAACTGATACCATATAAGGATAAGATCCTATATCCACAACATATCCACCGACTATACGTCCAATTACATCGATATCAGTTCCTGTGGCAAGTGATGCCAATATTACAATTAGAAGAACCGGGAAAAACTCCATAACTCGTGTTTGTaatgagaaaatattttaatacttgATGTAATGCTATTCCACGATGAACCTTTTATAcgattttgaatgaaattcaaaactCTTATCTCAACGTTCTTGATCTTGAATGAAGACACAAAGTTGAAGATACTTTACACACACTCGTTTCCTAATTTCCGtaaatacttttgttttcataattctcAAATTGTATATCTAAATATCATACCTTTGCTTAAGTAGATAAGCCCTTATAAGGTCTAAGGGAAAGATAAAAACCGAATTTTgaacaaatgaaaatttaaagacaGACAAATGTagataataaattaagtttgtttaaatactttttacatttttatttgcatgcatgtttttttaatatttgtttaatttttgtttttattttctacaaataTAAGCTTAACCTACTATCTTTacctatatttatattttattataatttgtaaTAGGGCGATGACActtgtataataaatatttactaagaagttggttaaaaatgatttcaatgtgAAATAGTAAAACGTACTTCCTTAAAAAATTCACTGTGGCAAATACGTAATATTTATCTAATTTAAAGGATTAGAAGCTGATGAaaagattatattgaaaaattgagtTCAGTGCTTTGTTcgattttcaattcattttaagacttaaaaaacaagtatttgTATGAGAAGGCTTTTTCATTCTTAAGAGGGAGGTGTGCCATTCATAACGATGAACAATTTCAGATAAATGGCAGCCAATCGTAGCCGTTATCGGAGAaccatttcattttcataaaattatccATTAGCAATTCGCACATTAAAGGCTGAATGTTTGCGATaacttcataaattaaatatttttaggtttGAATTAATTGTGGAGTACTGCAGCATAGACCTTATTTTTCCAGTGGCCCGAAAGAACCAAATGTGGTCACCTATTCGAGAAGTAACATGTCAGAAGATTTTGTCAAAGGTCGTTGCAGTCTTGTAATGAACGTCTTCCATATCAAATTCTCTCAAATCGGGCTACACAAAtcataagttaaaattttccGTAATAGTTGCACCCACCTTATTTTAAATGAGTACCGTCATCACTAGCCCAAAAAACGGTTACATATTGAGGATGAAAAAGCGCTAAAGATAACATTTCTTTATGTTAAATTAGCATCTTCTCTAATGATGATGTATgatttttatacatttcaagAATCCGGCTGTGACGTTACTTGTGATCAACTGATTTGAATTCTTGGGTTAATTAAACTATAAATCTTAATAATAAGAGTTTGCATGCCAAATAAACGATGGAAAATCGTTTATAAAATGCCCAGTGCCGAACATCGACAAACCTTAGTTTTCGTCAAAACtatcagcaacagcagcaaaacTCTTGAGCGACGCACCCGCCTTTAATTCTTCACATCATTAACTTCTCTCAATTGAGAAAATGTTtcaccaatttttcaaaattcgctAAGGAATTGATTCACGTCATACAAAAGGTCTGCTTTAGAACGATTTTAAATACTCACTGAATGTTCATTTATGTCAcacaaaaattgacatttttttgataactaGGATGTCAAAGGAAAACAatgtttcaacttttttaatttaaagaacacCGTTCTCCAAATTGAACTTTTTCCAGCCCTGAATTCTTTTCCCATTAAAATTCTGCTTTCGATAAGAAGCTTAATCCAATACAGTAGCTTCCTTTtccaataaaacttaaattttttaaaaacgatctTTAGcgtagaactaaaaaaaaaagtaaaaccgcatgatcttggtgatCTCTGATATCGCCACGATGCGAAACTCCGCGGCCAGGAAAGTCtgttgcaataaagccatattcgcttgagttgtgtggcatgtggcaccgtatAGACGTATTCTTCAATAGTTCCCATTGccgtttttgaagaagaaagcTCTATTAACACCTCCGGATTGAAGAGCATCACAAACAgcgactttttgtggatgtaatggatGCGACAGTTTGTGTTTTAACTTAACCACCGAGCGAGCAATATACTTTGtcgtttaagaaaattgtttgtgcaagttcccattcgacgtatctacgacatTGTGAagggtcagctggcttcagttgttgtgtgagtcagactttatttggatgcggtAAGACTGTCCTAGTTCATGAGAACGATGAGAAATCGACACATTCAGGTCTTCGGCAACACGTGCACATagagcagcgatattttcagtggtaagAGCGAAACGATCTGTAAGCAATCCTGTGGTTCACTATTTTTGTAGCAGAATTACTGTTTTTGAAGTAGGTAGgtcttaacaatttgtatgttttgtgcGTTACAAAAAGCCTTATTTTGTCACTGCCCCTGTTTTgctattaacaattttaaaattgttatctcATTTGATGTTTGTTAAGTTCGATACCATTGACATTTTCctattaaaaatatcctttctcACAAATTTTTCCTGTTACTCTATTTTCCTCGAAATACAAGTAAATTtccttcaaacaaaaatataatgcaaTAGAACCCAAATTTTCCTGCAAGTTCGTTTTTTTATACCAGTTAATTTCAAGTCaatgttaggttaaagtggctgtccgtgatggagtaggacaaaCTTAGGCCAGCTTAATGGcaaattgtgataccacatgaatcttgaggctttatTCTAAGATCAATGAaatcagtttgagtcccttacgttACGAAAGAgcctgattatgttaatatgattgagatcgtttagatcgttctAGAAAAGTTCTCCAAGTTAATTCTTGAGTCTTTGAGCAAGAgtagggcatgtacagagaaggtgaagaacagTTTCCTCCTtctcctcatccatacagcttatACTACTTAAAGATCGTAGATCTTCAGGGTTGaattgcgagcatttacctgctttgggtataaaaacaacttttgcttTTCTTCATGCCAAGGGAATATAAACCAACTATAGACAGCTGTTAAAAATTAGGATTATTGCAATTATGTCTGAAGCTTATTGTAGTTCGGATAGTATTATGTATCCCATCTGGACCTGCAGATTTAACTCAACTTAATTGTTTGAACGTAAATTATGACCGAGGcagctagttagtttttcaagcgtcatgaattgcaaattcagaactttacttcgcaaatctctactttaagttttagtacaaaaagtaccaacaaaattactgtcttcaaaatactcctcaggcaagctacaagtctaccacgatttgtattttgtattttaaagaaatattagtaatttcttttccaaattgcattaaaaaagttgtgcagaaaattaataaatcatagagtaagttcagttgaatgaaaaaacattatcaaatgtcattttgatagaagtaggcttgacttgatagttaggagatttttcttgactaaattTCTAGTCAAcgttccattaaagttgccttaattggaaggtaatttgttGGTAGCTGTCCAATCAGATACtcgaaacttgcctaactttcaagtcccttatgtcgtctgattgttagttgaaagaattttccgttgCCGGATGCCTCGGAAGTTTCTTCTATAGTTCCACAGAAGAATCGCCAGAAAGATcgctttgattttctttaatccTTCTTATAAATTCTTAgagattttttgtaagaatcccAGTGGGAGGCTAGTCTTGTGGCTTTGGCTCGGTTAAACAGTTTCCTACATTCTCTTCTGAGCGAGTcgagctctgaggcccaccatggTAGTTCCTTTTTTCCTCGTATGTTAAGTActtaagtggacaagcaatttctaagGGAATTCATTGACTTTATTGTCAAGAGCGTTAGTGGAAGGACTAAATATGTTTCTCTATGTATctcagtcagttttccgatagtttcgaaaagtcaatggactaggGTTTTTTTCCACATTGATATTGAATTgtatatatctatgatcagagaacgagtgttctttaggtactttccagtccaagatcatatagTGCATAGTATCGGAGACAAAAGTTATTTCtaggacttcttgtcgagttttagtaaTACAGCTTGGTTCATTTCCAATATTACTTCTTAAGAGGTTAGTATCAAGGATATAAtcaaagagactcacctctgtcggtAATATCTGTACTCCCCCTTACAGTGTAATGAGCGTAATTTCAAGGCTAACTTTTGAGCATCATTAACGTTCCCAATGTTCTAGAGAGAGGGTAACAATTCGAAAGCAAATATTAGCGATAACATCTGGATTTATTATTAGAATAAAGTCGAGACCTCTGAGGGGCATTTAAGGCTTTTGGGCACAATTACCAACAAACAATTTCCTACTCaaataaatgtataataaaaaaaagaaaaacaatctcaaattattttactattgcaaatttgttttattttaaatttgtttccgtttttattttattttattctatttttttgtttgtttattttttctctctttCTTTCTCTCGGACTCTcttctttaattttacattaaaaattcatattttaattttttgtttagtttttctattttgtattttgtttttgttgtaggcGTTTccttaaggtttttgtttttttgtttcattataataataataatatgttcAATCCGTACCTGTTTTGGAACTATAAAAATACATAGATGTATGACTGCAAATACGGTTGTTCTTTTTTCCCCttgattaataataataatttaataacaattttttttttattatttcttttttgcgctttttgtagattttttttgttttgttttgttttcattccataaaattatttaacaacttgaaaaacgtttggaagaaaatatttaaaacaaaataaacaaagcttaaaaacattattatttatatcccaagtaacaaaaacaatttgtgtgtatgtgtgttttttcttttctttttagaagaacaaataaaattaacattttttcagagaagaaagaaaaataaaaacttaaaaacttatgataaaaatatttaaaataaattcacaaattaattattatgacagtaattaaaaaaaaagaagaaaaataatatttatatagatttatataaatttataaattttatgtatttatatatttgttgaCCTAGACGATGCGACGACGACGCAAATGGTACGACGTGTGATTGTGTGGAGATATTACATAAAATCATCATAATCGTAATCGTACTTGTAGTCAACTACTTCCGtctgaaatgaaaaacaagaaaaattgttattaattgttACATAATTTCAAGgcaatattgataaaaatggatttcactattgtcatgaaaaatgtgTCTTAATGTCTAAAATccaaattaatagaaaaatagTAACTAAGTGAATGTGATATTATAAGCATTAGATTTTGTTGAATAATATTAATGCAACATCGAATTAATATACGGTCATTCTTTTCGTGCTTTCAAATTGGTAGCCTCGGCATTTAAGACCTGTCAAACTCAAATGTCATTTGTAGTGTCATAATACTAGTTGACTGCTTACCATTTACGATAACTTTACAACTAAACAACGAATTAAAACTGTGAACCGCAATAATGTTCATTTATCGGTTTCATGAGTAGATGACAGCCCAAAAACGAGTCATCTGCTCGTTGCCGGCTTTTGCTGTGGCATTCAAGAAATGATcttgaaataattcttttttcaaatgaaaagatttttgccGTTGAATAagtcaaaaacaatacaatttatcATAGACCAGTAAAACTGTTGCGTTAAGATCTAAACGCAACAATCACCCAATGCTTCTGTAATGCTGGGATTGAAAGTCTTACCCCAAAGTGTCACATTCCGCCTTTTTtgggaaacaaaaattgaaaacggtTGACAAGTTATAACAGAGTAGCTTAAAATTGGCACTCAGGAAGTCCATATTTGAAACCGTGGGACAGTTTTTTTCGATCAGAAGTGAAGAGCGTTAATGAGTTAATCGTACCTTAGAACTGAGGGGGGTCATTTTGAGTGATACTAGTGTTTTAACCGAATAAGTATTAtggctaaaaataattttttgcaagtGGCCGCTTCGGCtgtctcaaataaatttcagcCGAGAAGCCAACATTTCGATCGTCgtgaattagtttttttgtataatgcagaggcacagtgtgagcactaggaagaggagagagggtttaaaaggagatgccggtgcacattggttttgaattcctgaataatACAATGCCTAGGAAAGACAGtgtgtggtaaggaattccacattcgcgtaatACGGCTAAAGAACCAATCTGTGTATTTGACAATGCGGCCGAAGTTAGACTCGAgcgtatactgatgagcatttctagaagcgcgagtattacggttgaactatttaaggggAAGAGACAATAGGCTATTTCACTACAACATAGACCcttaaaataacagtaaaagagggtgagacaagaaactttacgacgatgttcaagcgaagtaaattaacttataatgatattatcacctatcaatttaaatgttccACGTtgaatactatccaagaggatTAAAGAAGTTGCAGGAGCatcagcccagagatgggagttatgcTCAAGcgttggacgtatataagtcttgcagataatagccagatcagaaggtgtgaaacatttcttgcatcgcctaaggaaaacCAAAAACCTTGCGGCATTTTAGGTAACATCTCGTATTTGATCGTTTCCAGAAGGGGTAGTTGATGACACACATtacgagaatatcgaggtgttcagtctcactGATGCAAGtcccatccatggataatggcaatgggggtatatctcgctttaacaacATTGGGTTtgttattccccattgtacaatgctgtttaagtcggaatttaagGAGCCTATCATTATTTGTCgctgcagttccacatccgaagaagagggatgtgagtctgaaaacgaataagaaaaactaacaatactatcgtcagcgaaacaatgtattggattaaaagttgcagacaggagatcattaataaaaatgagaaagagtgttggagacagaacagagccctgtggcacaccagcatttattttgaggttttcagccttgaatccatccaatacaacttgcatTGAACGATTTAAacggtaattactaatccaatgaagcagggacttatgaaaaccgaaagcacgcattttcgattttcgagcttgatgccaaaccctatcaaatgcttttaaaatatcaagtgcaataatcttactttctccaaagcgatgtgaAGATTTGctctactgttcggtgagatgaaccatgaaatcATCTCATttcttgagatatttcttgagctgataattgttcagagtttccatgaccttggaacgaagggacgtaagtgcaatcggtcggttatTAAagagtgaggaagattcgccttttttgggaatcggctggacaaatgcagttttccatcctctatGAACGAGACctgacagatgaaaaagcttacgcagtggttttgccagcgttgaagaacacctcttcagaacaatagcagaGATACCATCTGGActagcggatttatgtatgttaagatcttttaggactatcgccacagtacgagtgcgaaaaaagtttggtcccatagaatcactaacaccctcaagtacaggcgaagtcataacactcactggcagcgtagaattggcggcgaactgcttagcaaagagattagctttatctaaagagctaacaaaaggagtgtcattgaccaCGAACGTAGAaaccgatgaagaggaagaattcatcatgttttttacaaatgaccaaaaatgtttactgccttcgggacattgcagtattttttgccgtaatttttggtcatgtaaaaatttgggcCGTCGGCAGTATGAAACCGAaccattattttgataattaaatcaGGTGACAGCTGTCAAGACGACCAAATCCAAAAAACTAATTGCCAGATTGAAATTATCGTAccggtacccgtggcatgatggtaagtgcgttcggattcggcccaatttatttattttttttttagattgaaaTTATCACGCCCGTTATTCCTTATCTTATGACGTTTAATGAAAGTGTAACAGCACTGATGgcagccaaaaaaaaattagtccgtagactaaaaaagaaaattaaatagattttcCAACTTTTTTCTCTGTGGTTTTCTTAAGATTGCTCGATAAAAGAAGCTCAAATTCCAAAACTAAACAAGGGTCTATATTGTCTTTGATTTATTTCCTGTACgctaatttttctttaagttacAGC
This window of the Eupeodes corollae chromosome 3, idEupCoro1.1, whole genome shotgun sequence genome carries:
- the LOC129951498 gene encoding trypsin-4-like — its product is MEFFPVLLIVILASLATGTDIDVIGRIVGGYVVDIGSYPYMVSVRSNDRHICGGSIIAPDTILTAAHCTNGRPVSQFTIRCGSDSADLGRVHQVYQIQQHYYYDPQTTNYDVAKLKIIPPIAYSRNSQPIRLSTQRPAENALLVVSGWGRLWQGMKPTSEARQHLRAVYVRAMNQNECFQKYKSKEVTSTMLCAASPGKDSCQGDSGGPLVDARTGEQYGIASWGSGCANPNYPGVYSSVPDLLDFIKS